A single genomic interval of Lodderomyces elongisporus chromosome 8, complete sequence harbors:
- the CDC37 gene encoding hsp90 co-chaperone Cdc37 (BUSCO:EOG09262SMG) — protein MPIDYSKWDKIEISDDSDIEVHPNVDKKSFIKWKQRDIHEKRAQRNIEIKSILVQLTMYAKLNTRVEYLTEQLKPEQFLENEVVMKTLDAKFDPKEKFNYEKLIKEKGDTLRKGLKDLHFEPEETENTPCYNEMIEDLLIQIKDDHPDAKTDGFKLVEYLKEHRAKIDDVMSKQTIKLDDLLYQKAQLIVSDDLHTGFDRSFMNKDKGDEEEDDDDGQKGKRNVKDQNKPTKKETVTASETVNTSSRTLGNAAPSASSAPSASSASSASSVPSASSQSSSSSRTAQVSTGEKSEADILDELELKPETEKFGKLPTTSLSDSADFLIKHTKICTEQQKDALMMSAFDAQLEGNTTRLKQIVHQALILQYIVQLKGSNTSRDDTIRAIKLFFSKFQSEEKMQAFFNEEFTNTVNHIIQRCKIIKQEQEERAAAANTEGDGNDEEALIQLRALDENTTLSVNIPEEGTQEYEIFKTKLPVEFQRAIMTQSLDEVNKEFAKLKVEDAEKILEIFNECGAIGVSGYLEDEQEFEELKKEYNEQEHADHFTKTGDAISNVSEQQTDTNDIVD, from the coding sequence ATGCCAATTGACTACTCTAAATGGGACAAGATTGAAATCTCTGATGATTCGGATATTGAGGTGCATCCAAATGTGGATAAGAAATCCTTCATTAAATGGAAGCAAAGGGATATTCACGAGAAGCGGGCTCAACGAAACAttgaaatcaaatcaaTCTTGGTGCAATTAACCATGTATGCAAAACTAAACACTAGAGTAGAATACTTGACTGAACAACTCAAACCTGAAcagtttttggaaaatgagGTGGTCATGAAAACTCTTGATGCCAAGTTTGACCCTAAGGAGAAGTTCAACTATGAAAAGCTCatcaaagaaaagggcGACACTTTGAGAAAAGGATTAAAGGATTTGCATTTTGAGCCAGAGGAGACAGAAAATACGCCCTGCTACAACGAGATGATTGAGGACTTGCTTATACAAATCAAGGACGATCATCCAGATGCAAAGACTGACGGATTTAAATTAGTAGAATACTTGAAAGAGCATAGAGCCAAGATCGATGATGTTATgagcaaacaaacaattaaaTTGGACGACCTTTTGTACCAAAAAGCCCAATTGATTGTAAGCGACGACTTACACACTGGGTTTGATCGATCTTTTATgaataaagataaaggcgatgaagaagaagatgatgatgacggcCAGAAAGGGAAGAGGAACGTCAAGGATCAAAATAAACCCaccaaaaaggaaacagtCACAGCCAGCGAAACTGTTAATACATCATCAAGAACTTTGGGTAACGCTGCACCATCTGCGTcatctgcaccatctgcgTCATCTGCGTCATCTGCGTCATCTGTGCCATCTGCGTCATCTCAGTCGTCATCCTCTTCCAGAACAGCTCAGGTTTCTACAGGCGAGAAATCTGAGGCGGATATACTAGACGAGTTGGAACTTAAACCGGAGACTGAAAAGTTTGGTAAATTACCAACGACGAGTTTATCCGATTCCGCAGACTTCCTCATAAAACACACCAAGATCTGCACTGAGCAGCAGAAGGATGCATTGATGATGTCAGCATTCGATGCTCAATTGGAGGGAAATACTACACGCTTGAAGCAGATTGTGCACCAGGCACTCATTTTGCAATATATTGTGCAATTGAAAGGGTCCAACACATCCCGCGATGATACCATCCGTGCTATCAAGTTATTCTTTAGTAAATTCCaaagtgaagaaaaaatgcaaGCGTTTTTCAATGAAGAGTTCACAAATACTGTAAACCATATTATTCAAAGGTGTAAAATCAttaaacaagaacaagaggaGCGTGCTGCAGCAGCAAATACAGAAGGTGATGGAAACGACGAAGAAGCCTTGATTCAATTACGTGCTTTGGATGAAAACACTACTTTATCGGTCAATATACCTGAAGAAGGTACGCAAGAATACgaaatttttaaaacaaaattaccAGTAGAGTTTCAAAGGGCAATCATGACTCAAAGTCTTGATGAAGTGAACAAGGAGTTTGCTAAATTAAAAGTGGAAGATGCCGAAAAGATTTTGGAAATTTTTAACGAATGTGGTGCAATTGGTGTCAGTGGTTACTTGGAAGATGAACAGGaatttgaagaattgaaaaaagaatacaatGAGCAGGAGCACGCTGATCACTTTACTAAAACAGGTGACGCTATATCAAATGTATCTGAACAACAAACGGATACTAACGATATAGTCGATTAG
- a CDS encoding uncharacterized protein (BUSCO:EOG0926499W) encodes MSFSNPAFSVSKSSPTTSASTGTLADSEALGQIQTSKKKEHQSKPTSPLKSRAALTSFKGNDANAMQTSISTNTNAKEKDKTQTSTDTKIATNTKQTNTNTNTNTNTNTNTNTNTETKTKTQTKTQTSTDTSASASDIENKSSPVPLSFLRDGKNESTAQDRNPATPSSSASGLTLSPTIAAPAIVTLNNETSKQSTNSNKTNLIGLFDKFDLHSNSETHADEEATVESTFEPNLNEKSELSDDELKLEKMDSGPNSLSGSATKDGSSSYPVAAKLENYEGKEDVMNEEEKSGDCKGGGKGDDKGEKSGEKRVETIEKVNITAHLMMTMQPYFPPKDSVEDEGSHGEPKVDNPITDKVPINKAKTDTNESNDNKAQLEADSHSQETSKKDTIGNKVEEDKKEMRSINVPTTESERHAGSDTSTTHLNKEDKLSTSSQNTQEDFPKLATSGPQARKQDLIELDGTEADRTGNEDIEINPLEKPSIESLEKHISVENQEDGKNQPKSAIHINNNVNPNEQHQQSHKSFDFQTFLTQLRKKSADPLVRYIRSFLGSYIKQGATFTADQRVTVIADFKAFIYEKFKLYEPFKSMDTIDLENSREGLEKLVMNRLHDICFPPEVLKHSFHQEIPEAYKNDLLDDKKFALQLEKFSWLNASHFDIDMTQLSTLRLKEGQNFLDYAIQELNKINKYRAPRDKIICILNSCKIIFSYLKLSKMETNADAFVPLLILVILKAKTDHLISNIHYIENFRGEEWLLHGETSYYLSSVQGAINFINNISIDEITISQEEYDAHMEAWEAQRKQIEKREEELEWARQEELRALVEQEEKEEAEAEAEIQRQHSAPPPPLTSKLNPRTQNRERSYSLPKSRERSLSQPKPRHPLPRSESLQRLQQSEESLGFGNGLSPSRVLLSSAEMFSRSISNFLSPSPNEAEHPGAHSNEPSSSSHPPAATSSTSSSPRRRAKTMVSPPPPALPPRNNSHTSISQEETFSTEAVYQPPAPAQEEVNSEQMKKAYDILREVFPTLDTHILKDVIFINKGDVDVCIDACLPLVDG; translated from the coding sequence ATGTCTTTCAGCAACCCCGCATTTAGTGTTTCAAAGTCAAGTCCCACTACTTCGGCCTCAACAGGTACCCTTGCAGATAGTGAAGCTTTGGGGCAAATCCAAACCtccaagaagaaagagcaTCAATCAAAACCCACCTCGCCATTAAAGAGCCGCGCGGCTTTGACGTCGTTTAAAGGTAATGATGCTAATGCAATGCAAACAAGCATTTCCACCAACACAAATGCTAAAGAAAAGGATAAGACTCAAACCCTGACCGATACAAAGATTGCGACCAATaccaaacaaacaaatacaaatacaaatacaaatacaaatacaaatacaaatacaaatacaaatacagaGACCAAGACCAAGACCCAGACCAAGACCCAGACCAGTACCGATACCtctgcatctgcatctGACATTGAAAATAAGTCGTCGCCTGTGCCGTTGTCTTTTTTGCGAGATGGTAAGAACGAGTCAACAGCTCAAGATAGGAATCCAGCAACTCCTTCGAGCTCCGCTTCGGGATTAACATTGAGCCCCACAATTGCAGCACCTGCAATTGTTACATTGAACAACGAAACAAGCAAGCAAAGTACAAACTCAAACAAAACTAATCTAATTGGACTATTCGACAAGTTTGATCTTCATTCAAACTCTGAGACACACGCAGATGAAGAAGCTACTGTGGAGTCCACTTTTGAGCCGAACTTGAACGAAAAATCTGAGCTTTCTGATGATGAATTGAAATTAGAAAAGATGGACCTGGGTCCAAACCTGTTGCTGGGTCTGGCTACCAAAGACGGGCTGTCATCGTATCCTGTAGCTGcaaaacttgaaaattATGAAGGCAAAGAAGATGTAATGAacgaagaggaaaaaagcGGTGATTGCAAAGGAGGTGGTAAGGGAGATgacaaaggagaaaaaagtgGAGAAAAACGAGTTGAAACCATTGAGAAAGTAAACATCACTGCTCACTTGATGATGACTATGCAACCATACTTTCCACCCAAGGATAGCGTAGAAGATGAAGGTAGTCATGGAGAGCCAAAAGTTGACAATCCGATAACAGACAAGGTTCCGAttaacaaagcaaaaactgATACAAATGAATCCAATGACAACAAAGCACAATTAGAAGCCGACCTGCACTCCCAAGAGACTCTGAAAAAGGATACAATTGGAAATAAGGTGGAGGaggataaaaaagaaatgagaTCTATCAATGTGCCGACAACTGAATCGGAAAGACATGCTGGCTCTGATACATCCACAACTCACTTGaataaagaagataaaTTGTCGACAAGTTCTCAAAATACCCAAGAagattttccaaaattggCGACTCTGGGTCCACAAGCGCGAAAGCAAGATTTGATTGAGTTGGATGGAACTGAAGCGGATCGTACTGGTAATGAGGATATTGAGATAAATCCATTGGAAAAACCTTCGATTGAATCTTTGGAAAAGCACATCCTGGTTGAGAATCAAGAGGATGGCAAAAATCAGCCCAAAAGTGCAATTcatattaataataatgttAATCCAAAtgaacagcatcagcaatcCCACAAGTCGTTTGattttcaaacttttttAACTCAATTGAGGAAAAAATCTGCCGATCCGTTGGTTAGGTATATTCGATCGTTTTTGGGCTCGTACATTAAACAGGGTGCAACATTTACTGCTGATCAAAGAGTCACTGTTATTGCCGACTTTAAAGCATTTATATATGAGAAATTCAAGTTGTACGAACCATTTAAATCTATGGATACTATTGACTTGGAAAATTCGCGAGAAGGGTTGGAAAAACTAGTCATGAATCGTTTACATGATATATGTTTTCCTCCAGAAGTTTTAAAACATTCATTTCATCAGGAAATCCCCGAGGCATACAAGAATGATTTATTAGATGACAAAAAGTTTGCTCTTCAGTTGGAAAAGTTCAGTTGGCTTAACGCATCCCATTTTGATATAGACATGACTCAATTGAGCACTCTCAGGCTCAAGGAGGGCCAAAATTTTCTTGATTATGCCATTCAAGAATTGAACAAGATCAACAAATACCGTGCACCAAGAGACAAAATTATTTGCATTTTAAATTCATGCAAGATTATTTTTAGCTACTTGAAACTCAGCAAAATGGAGACCAACGCTGATGCGTTTGTGCCATTGCTTATTTTGGTCATATTAAAGGCCAAGACAGATCATTTGATCAGTAACATTCATTACATTGAAAACTTTCGTGGAGAGGAATGGCTTTTGCATGGAGAGACCAGCTACTATCTTTCTTCTGTACAAGGTGCaatcaatttcatcaataataTCAGCATAGATGAGATTACAATTTCACAAGAGGAATATGATGCGCATATGGAGGCATGGGAAGCACAGAGAAAACAGATTGAGAAACGCGAAGAAGAACTTGAATGGGCAAGGCAAGAAGAACTTCGAGCATTGGTTGAgcaggaagaaaaagaagaagctgAAGCTGAAGCTGAAATTCAACGACAACATTCGGCACCACCGCCTCCTCTTACATCAAAGTTAAATCCAAGGACCCAGAACCGCGAAAGAAGCTATAGTTTGCCTAAATCTAGAGAAAGAAGTCTTAGCCAACCAAAACCTCGTCATCCTCTTCCACGCAGTGAATCGCTTCAGCGTCTTCAGCAGTCTGAAGAGTCTTTGGGTTTTGGCAATGGGCTTTCTCCATCGCGTGTGTTGTTGTCGAGCGCGGAGATGTTTTCGAGATCCATTTCGAATTTCTTATCTCCTCTGCCGAATGAGGCAGAGCACCCAGGAGCCCATTCAAACGAACCATCCTCTTCTTCGCATCCTCCAGCTGCAACTTCGTCTACTTCTTCATCCCCGCGTCGTCGTGCGAAAACGATGGTTTCACCTCCACCACCAGCATTGCCTCCAAGAAACAATCTGCATACATCTATCCTGCAGGAGGAAACTTTTTCCACTGAAGCTGTTTATCAACCACCAGCGCCTGCACAAGAAGAGGTGAATTCAGAGCAGATGAAAAAAGCATATGATATCCTTCGGGAGGTGTTTCCTACATTGGACACACATATCTTGAAAGATGTAATTTTCATCAATAAGGGAGATGTAGATGTGTGTATAGATGCCTGTCTTCCTCTAGTTGATGGGTAG
- the taf2 gene encoding Transcription initiation factor TFIID subunit 2 (MEROPS:MER0026493; BUSCO:EOG09260289) has translation MPSYFHHVEEGEMSRLANSPSFASRPRLPTKTSNLPPPVQQMFTVAHQKISIDVDLASNSIEGITELTIVPLTSKLKVVKLDCREMQINAIYINGIRHHNYIHDDFLYLNKSNNSEGVAPGMDGIFDMYTDKISIHQTYLIKQKLGYMFHENYQHTEEGVDLWSEISGSTQELKILLPENMKFELTDRSALNTPRGSHANTMTPSHLKSKTTAGEIYSPITIKIEYEVKNPQNGVSFITNDDIEKTNWHAYTTNTEFNVSTSSWVPCVDNLSSRNTWSLELSLPRSVRDIGNPRIIGSKEAIRYTKSQLYREKIGKQKERTKTLKTKNRKGQERNKVGNKRKRDHDDKEDDDDEEAEEKEEEKEEEKEEEEEEEEEDDDDDDEVDDDDEEEEEEQEQEEEQENDENTDLVVCSGDSSNVKETPHPIDLSKKVVSWSIFNSVAAVHIGWAVGCFEYFVLSAGLQHDDNDESETSLDIDEAEEKAKISTPLTIYCLKDDLDLAKTTCAIAPRALDYFSNEFGSFPFSSYSMAFVRFSPQQANSYAGLSILSSSLLYPPDLIEPMFVTTDILLETMAAQWSGVNIVPNTFNDMWLTIGMAGFMAISYIKHLMGSNEYRYKIKMMTKRIVEEDFNKRPIGVPFLKFPVSNLDFEFVRLKAPIVFFILDNRMTKTDKSFGMLRVIPKLFLQAMSGELPNGTLSCDHFQHVCEKVNRNKLDAFFKQWVFGAGAPSFVITQRFNKKKGMLEMTIRQVQQHDRRERKLDKDTYMNDALFELNDEPLSQRQNLFTGPMTIRVHESDGTPYEHIIHIKEVKTTIDLQLNKKVRKIKKKDDGVDPGIPFNQFGDAVPEEAKKLFALQDWERRDEESLATSPFEWIRGDVDFEWIANIEVRQPDYMFGSQLIYDRDVEAQYDAIQYFASVERLNTVYCTALVRTLFDKRYFYGVRIAAAQALASPASNQQTNYLGIKYLIEAFKYLHCFPGSSIPKSNDFADIQAFLIQTAIPDTLSRVTDSEGKVPTIVRDLLYDLVKYNDNSMNEFQDSQYVSKLIFSLTRSAISGWRSDMVDEKDKQFANKVFSEVSRLQKLDEWRPSHNRILQVACFKAKMKMVLVGAHSLSKEDLLFMTLDKHPMESRVRAFKGLLLMGGFESKALLNYYLKVTILNFSRPTYRRKLIETLVESLVLIAVHGKFVANDVNENINKRVGDSTNIGVEQSSRIIIDEGQTSNMKAKHDMIARATIKGSVELIRKEFFQNNSLKAIMWELLHTSLLSAYEKRNVFLICEILFAQRDSLIVKLPIPSLPVKELKKKVVAREVGDGIVTLRREGRFKIQLLSRKSASNLPPRVKEEVATQKTPLKLSLKAIDLTNSHGKSKTPVVVKKEKSATNLSPSSPLSSSSLLNNHQTPHQQQHQQKQQKKPMGPLLVSRNIQEPGMVKFTLPSEKLRQIKAHNRRAINSSLVSIDGTSVKIRFAKRHVSVPKVHRYIKIDTKRRKIATSVVPFDSDTATSADTSTATSAATDTSNAFDIASSASITKLSNSPTVTNVADTSNSSSLSREISTTKSRESSRSQSPIKLYSRDSNSPSKQIPRIKMEKKRSSSPEKRSDNSKEGKGYTSRAITPTTDTPSSTRSSPSPANSSSDGNKSAKELESRKNDIRRKNEKSTMMGNGGKKNRPKVYIHFGGAKK, from the coding sequence ATGCCATCTTACTTTCATCAtgttgaagaaggagagaTGCTGAGATTGGCCAACTCTCCGAGCTTTGCATCTCGGCCGAGGTTGCCCACCAAAACTTCTAATTTGCCTCCTCCTGTGCAGCAGATGTTCACGGTTGCTCATCAAAAGATTAGTATCGATGTGGATCTAGCGTCTAATTCAATTGAAGGAATAACGGAACTAACTATTGTACCACTTACCAGTAAACTAAAGGTTGTTAAGTTGGATTGTCGTGAAATGCAAATCAATGCCATTTACATAAATGGAATACGTCACCATAATTATATTCATGACGATTTCCTATACTTGAACAAGAGCAATAATAGTGAAGGAGTAGCGCCGGGTATGGATGGTATCTTTGATATGTATACAGATAAGATCAGTATCCACCAGACATACCTCATTAAACAAAAGTTGGGGTACATGTTCCATGAAAATTACCAGCATACTGAAGAAGGGGTTGATTTGTGGTCAGAAATACTGGGAAGTACACAAGAGCTCAAGATTTTGTTGCCCGAAAATATGAAGTTTGAATTGACGGATCGCAGTGCATTGAATACGCCTCGAGGCAGTCATGCGAATACAATGACGCCGTCTCATCTAAAGTCTAAAACAACTGCGGGTGAGATTTATTCTCCGATAACTATCAAAATTGAATATGAGGTAAAGAATCCACAAAATGGAGTGAGTTTTATAACCAACGATGATATTGAGAAAACTAATTGGCATGCATATACTACAAACACAGAATTCAATGTTTCAACCTCTTCATGGGTCCCTTGTGTTGATAATTTATCAAGCCGAAATACGTGGTCCTTAGAGTTGAGCTTGCCCAGAAGTGTTCGCGACATAGGCAATCCTCGAATCATTGGCTCGAAGGAAGCTATTAGATACACCAAGTCGCAGTTGTACCGAGAAAAAATTGggaaacaaaaggaaaggacaaaaactttgaaaacgaaaaatagaaaaggacaggaaagaaacaaggttggaaataaaagaaagcgAGATCACGACGACAAGGAggacgatgatgacgaagaggcggaagaaaaagaagaagaaaaagaagaagaaaaagaagaagaagaagaagaagaagaagaagatgatgatgatgatgatgaagtggacgatgatgatgaggaggaggaagaagaacaagaacaagaagaagaacaagagaaTGATGAAAACACTGATTTGGTCGTTTGCTCGGGTGATTCCAGTAATGTCAAAGAAACTCCCCATCCTATCGATTTATCCAAAAAGGTTGTGTCGTGGTCTATCTTCAACTCTGTCGCTGCTGTTCATATAGGGTGGGCTGTAGGGTGCTTTGAATACTTTGTCTTGTCAGCAGGCTTGCAACACGATGATAACGATGAATCAGAAACCAGTCTCGATATTGAcgaagcagaagaaaaagctAAAATATCTACCCCATTAACAATCTATTGTCTCAAAGACGACCTTGATTTGGCAAAAACAACCTGTGCTATTGCGCCAAGAGCGCTTGACTACTTTCTGAACGAATTTGGTTCATTCCCGTTTAGCTCATATAGCATGGCATTTGTTCGGTTTTCACCACAGCAAGCCAACTCCTATGCGGGGCTATCAATCTTGTCATCGTCTCTATTATATCCTCCCGATTTGATTGAGCCCATGTTTGTGACAACTGATATTCTCCTTGAGACCATGGCAGCCCAGTGGTCTGGTGTCAATATTGTACCGAATACTTTTAACGATATGTGGTTGACGATTGGTATGGCTGGTTTTATGGCTATATCATATATTAAACACCTCATGGGAAGTAATGAATATCGATATAAAATTAAGATGATGACGAAACGCATAGTCGAGGAAGATTTCAACAAAAGACCGATTGGTGTACCGTTTTTGAAGTTTCCGGTATCGaatcttgattttgaatttgttaGGTTGAAAGCGCCCATcgtttttttcatcttggACAACAGAATGACCAAAACTGATAAGTCATTTGGTATGTTGCGAGTCATcccaaaactttttttgcagGCCATGTCTGGTGAATTACCAAATGGCACTTTAAGCTGTGATCATTTTCAACATGTGTGTGAGAAGGTAAACCGAAATAAATTGGATGCTTTTTTTAAGCAATGGGTCTTTGGTGCTGGAGCACCAAGCTTTGTGATCACGCAAAGGTTtaacaagaaaaaggggATGCTTGAAATGACTATACGACAAGTGCAACAACACGATAGGCGGGAGAGAAAATTGGACAAGGATACATATATGAATGATGCTCTTTTTGAGTTGAATGATGAGCCCCTTCTGCAACGACAAAATTTGTTTACTGGTCCGATGACCATTAGAGTCCATGAATCCGATGGAACCCCATATGAACATATCATTCACAttaaagaagtaaaaaccACAATTGATCTTCAgctaaataaaaaagtgCGGAAAATTAAGAAGAAAGATGATGGTGTCGACCCGGGAATCCCATTTAATCAATTTGGCGATGCAGTACCGGAGGAAGCAAAGAAGTTGTTTGCTTTGCAAGATTGGGAACGGCGCGATGAGGAGTCACTCGCGACACTGCCTTTTGAATGGATTAGAGGTGATGTTGATTTTGAGTGGATCGCCAATATTGAAGTTCGTCAACCTGATTATATGTTTGGGTCGCAATTAATATACGATCGTGATGTTGAAGCGCAATATGATGCAATCCAGTACTTTGCGTCAGTAGAGAGACTCAATACAGTGTACTGTACCGCGTTGGTTAGGACGCTTTTCGACAAGAGGTACTTTTATGGTGTTCGAATTGCTGCAGCCCAAGCATTGGCTTCCCCGGCGTCAAATCAGCAAACTAATTATCTTGGAATCAAATACTTAATTGAAGCTTTTAAATACTTGCACTGCTTTCCAGGCAGTTCGATACCGAAATCGAATGATTTCGCAGATATCCAAGCATTTCTTATACAAACAGCAATTCCCGATACTCTCAGTAGAGTCACCGACAGTGAAGGAAAAGTGCCAACAATTGTGCGTGACCTTTTATATGATTTGGTCAAGTATAATGACAATTCCATGAATGAATTCCAAGATTCTCAGTACGTGAGCAAGCTAATATTTTCTCTCACACGAAGCGCTATAAGTGGCTGGCGTTCCGATAtggttgatgaaaaagataagCAATTTGCTAACAAGGTATTTCTGGAGGTTTCAAGGCTTCAAAAACTCGATGAATGGCGACCATCGCACAATAGGATTTTACAGGTTGCTTGTTTCAAAGCCAAAATGAAGATGGTTCTTGTGGGTGCGCATTCGTTATCGAAAGAGGACCTTTTATTCATGACTTTGGATAAGCACCCAATGGAAAGCAGAGTTCGTGCTTTCAAAGGTCTTTTGCTTATGGGTGGTTTTGAATCAAAAGCTTTATTGAATTATTATTTAAAGGTCACAATACTTAATTTCTCTCGTCCAACTTACCGCAGAAAATTGATTGAAACATTGGTTGAATCACTTGTACTTATTGCTGTTCATGGGAAGTTTGTTGCGAATGATGTTAATGAAAATATTAATAAAAGAGTTGGTGACTCCACAAATATTGGTGTTGAACAACTGAGTCGTATCATCATTGATGAGGGCCAAACTTCCAATATGAAGGCTAAACACGATATGATTGCTCGAGCAACCATCAAGGGATCAGTTGAGTTGATTAGGAAAGAATTTTTTCAGAATAACAGTCTCAAAGCAATTATGTGGGAGTTACTTCACACTTCGCTTTTGAGTGCTTATGAAAAACGTAATGTGTTTTTAATTTGCGAAATCTTGTTTGCTCAAAGGGATTCCCTCATAGTCAAGTTACCAATCCCTAGTTTGCCTGTAAAggaattgaagaagaaagttgTAGCTCGCGAAGTTGGCGATGGTATTGTAACATTACGCAGAGAAGGACGATTTAAGATTCAATTATTATCAAGAAAGTCAGCATCAAATTTGCCACCACGTGTAAAGGAAGAGGTTGCCACGCAAAAAACTCCACTAAAATTATCCCTTAAAGCTATAGATTTGACAAACAGTCACGGAAAGAGTAAGACACCTGTTGTGgttaaaaaagagaaatcaGCGACGAATTTGCTGCCGCTGTCGCCATTGTCATCATCACTGCTATTGAATAACCATCAGACCCcgcatcaacaacaacatcaacagaaacaacagaaaaagCCAATGGGACCTCTATTAGTTTCGCGCAATATTCAAGAGCCTGGAATGGTCAAGTTTACTTTACCCAGTGAAAAATTACGCCAAATTAAGGCACATAATCGAAGAGCTATAAATAGTTCGCTTGTGTCGATTGACGGTACAAGTGTTAAGATTCGGTTTGCAAAGAGACATGTGAGTGTACCCAAAGTGCATCGTTACATTAAAATTGATACAAAACGAAGAAAGATTGCGACATCTGTTGTTCCATTTGACAGCGATACTGCGACCAGTGCTGATACCAGTACTGCTACAAGTGCTGCTACCGATACATCTAATGCCTTTGATATTGCTAGCCTGGCTAGTATTACTAAACTTTCTAATCTGCCTACTGTTACTAATGTTGCTGATACTTCGAATTCGCTGTCTTTGTCTAGAGAAATTTCAACGACAAAGAGTCGAGAATCAAGCAGAAGTCAAAGCCCTATTAAGCTTTACTCTCGTGACCTGAATCTGCCATCAAAACAGATTCCACGTataaaaatggaaaagaagcgATCAAGTAGCCCTGAAAAGAGGCTGGATAATTcgaaggaaggaaaaggaTACACTTCCAGAGCGATCACGCCTACGACAGACACGCCAAGTAGCACAAGATCTCTGCCCTCCCCGGCAAATTCAAGCTCCGATGGAAACAAATCGGCTAAGGAGCTCGAATCGCGCAAGAATGATATACGTcgaaagaatgaaaaactGACAATGATGGGTAATGGCGGTAAAAAGAATAGGCCAAAAGTTTACATTCATTTTGGTGGCGCTAAAAAATAG